A genomic region of Cannabis sativa cultivar Pink pepper isolate KNU-18-1 chromosome 1, ASM2916894v1, whole genome shotgun sequence contains the following coding sequences:
- the LOC133033856 gene encoding secreted RxLR effector protein 161-like — MSEAKTVTTPLASHFKLAQNQAPTNEEGNLYMDNVPYASCVGSLMYCMVCTRPDLAYALSMVSRFISDPGKTHWEAVKWILRYLKGTSNVGLLYRDNGKFETEIAGYVDSDYAGSIDTRRSITGYAFTTFGGCISWKSNLQKVVALSTTEAEYMAATEAIKEAIWLRGFTEELGFKGEDITVHCDNQSAIHLMKNPMYHERSKHIDIKLHFIREVIARKEIQIKKIGTKENPADMLTKYVPQAKFGLCLNLLSILTA; from the coding sequence ATGAGTGAGGCCAAGACAGTCACTACACCTCTTGCCTCACACTTCAAACTTGCTCAAAATCAAGCACCGACTAATGAAGAAGGCAATTTGTACATGGACAATGTACCCTATGCTTCCTGTGTTGGAAGCTTAATGTACTGTATGGTCTGTACCAGACCAGACTTGGCCTATGCATTAAGCATGGTAAGCAGATTTATATCTGATCCAGGCAAGACACATTGGGAGGCTGTGAAGTGGATTCTAAGGTACCTAAAGGGAACATCTAATGTTGGTTTGCTGTACAGAGACAATGGAAAATTTGAAACTGAGATTGCAGGGTATGTTGACTCAGACTATGCAGGGAGTATTGACACCAGAAGGTCTATCACTGGTTATGCATTTACAACTTTTGGTGGATGTATTAGTTGGAAATCGAATCTACAGAAGGTGGTGGCTCTATCCACCACAGAAGCAGAATATATGGCTGCTACTGAAGCCATTAAAGAGGCAATCTGGTTAAGAGGCTTCACTGAAGAACTTGGTTTCAAAGGAGAAGACATCACTGTCCATTGTGATAATCAAAGTGCTATTCACTTAATGAAGAATCCCATGTACCATGAAAGGTCCAAGCATATAGATATCAAGCTTCATTTTATTAGAGAAGTGATTGCAAGGAAAGAAATACAGATTAAGAAGATTGGAACAAAAGAAAACCCTGCTGACATGCTAACCAAGTATGTTCCTCAAGCAAAGTTCGGACTTTGTCTGAATTTGCTTAGCATTCTCACTGCCTGA
- the LOC115707792 gene encoding small ribosomal subunit protein uS14m, whose product MSDSREVGKENANFRDNHRRILAAQFELRRRLYKAISNDPSLPDEVREENRYKLAKLPRNSSFTRIRNRCVFTGRARGVYAAFRMSRLVFRDLANKGMLNGIKKASW is encoded by the coding sequence ATGTCGGATTCTCGAGAAGTGGGGAAGGAGAACGCTAACTTCCGAGACAACCATCGCCGGATTCTTGCCGCCCAGTTCGAGCTCCGGCGGAGGCTCTACAAAGCCATATCCAACGATCCCAGCCTTCCCGATGAGGTCCGAGAGGAGAATCGCTACAAGCTTGCCAAGCTTCCTAGAAATAGTTCCTTCACTCGAATCAGGAACCGCTGCGTCTTCACAGGCCGCGCTCGCGGTGTCTATGCCGCCTTTCGCATGTCTCGTCTCGTTTTCCGTGACTTGGCTAACAAGGGCATGTTGAATGGGATCAAGAAGGCCTCCTGGTAG
- the LOC115706141 gene encoding uncharacterized protein LOC115706141, which yields MRSVRAELLGSGWFGSVHASEFEAELTRRSTRRLSESSDRVVSPRVKALGSLGPAAMPSVGMRRTTRVFGVVKGADGARVLRSGRRLSAESGETKLRRHNDGDDWFNVVKSNGGKGGGGGGLSYSWSDNDKPMRSPTAAEFEAPKKPPKESSVAALAKVHDTDKMYGIVYTRKRKKSCESRAISEVSCDGRFGRLFKRRQRRKLNCGVSSDVVAGHSDGREVINVAVASSLDRNLCAVRFLYSVLVYMTRARLRLTDLFEFLISEPLRSVHTSSGMTTSLEHPSTEHFASCKIFGSIQFQPLFCVDFSAIPHCFIFMHSCMFFRHNQPSFVRNDAILDGDDSMSDDDENTNILESAAIFRPELSHTDNRWLSHPSVKASKLASRSTQYRGGLISRKRRSSLRRARARNPSLNSVQNFNGVLVSDLGIFRKNQVPSVGSNNKIRRSLRNNRSGGSLKELNSTKAVLTKSTDAVSCSANLLVIESDKCYREEGVYISLEMSSLGEWLIAVKKNGTTKFTLKADKIMRPNSFNRFTHAITWTVDNAWKLEFPDKMDWLVYKDLYKQCSDRNVSSTGVKNIPIPGVKDVSLDWDGRSAPFCRPNSYISVRDNEVKRALANKNANYDMDLEDEAWLKKLNSDNGIPELVSEDIFESLFDTLEIAYFYNEVDITTDINLAIRLCQNLGGREVVVAVYEYWLEKRKQNKASSLLRVFQGNEMKRASTTIKTSYRRKRSFKRQPSQLGRGKQSSFLFHAMVSEIGSVDEQNASLTKAQISAKRCMESAVCKRRRAQMLMNNADLATYKATMARRIAEAMALYPNCASASAYFLD from the exons ATGAGGTCTGTTCGTGCTGAGCTTTTGGGTTCAGGGTGGTTTGGGTCTGTCCACGCGTCCGAGTTCGAGGCTGAGTTGACTCGCAGGTCGACTCGAAGGCTCAGTGAGTCCAGCGATAGGGTAGTAAGTCCACGAGTCAAGGCACTTGGGAGCCTGGGCCCTGCGGCAATGCCATCGGTTGGCATGAGAAGGACCACAAGGGTGTTTGGGGTGGTAAAGGGTGCAGATGGAGCGAGGGTGTTGAGGTCAGGGAGGCGGCTCTCGGCCGAATCTGGTGAGACTAAACTCAGGAGGCATAACGATGGGGATGACTGGTTTAACGTTGTTAAGAGCAATGGTGGCAAAGGGGGTGGTGGGGGAGGCCTCAGCTATAGCTGGTCTGACAATGATAAGCCCATGAGAAGCCCCACAGCGGCTGAATTTGAGGCGCCTAAAAAGCCCCCAAAGGAAAGTTCTGTGGCTGCTTTGGCTAAAGTGCACGACACAGATAAAATGTATGGAATTGTGTACACCCGAAAGAGGAAGAAAAGTTGCGAGAGTCGAGCAATATCGGAGGTTTCGTGTGATGGCAGGTTTGGGCGTCTTTTCAAACGTCGACAGAGAAGGAAGCTAAATTGTGGTGTGAGCTCAGATGTGGTAGCTGGTCATTCTGATGGACGAGAGGTGATTAACGTTGCTGTTGCTTCATCCCTTGATAGGAATCTTTGTGCTGTTCGttttttgtattctgttttggtTTACATGACGAGGGCCAGACTGAGATTAACCGATCTTTTTGAGTTTCTCATCTCCGAACCTTTACGAAGTGTTCACACTTCATCTGGCATGACCACTTCCTTG GAGCATCCTTCGACTGAGCATTTTGCGAGTTGCAAGATTTTTGGATCCATCCAATTTCAGCCTTTATTTTGTGTGGACTTTTCTGCAATTCCGCATTGTTTTATTTTCATGCATTCATGCATGTTTTTTAGACACAATCAGCCATCATTTGTGCGTAATGATGCAATTCTCGATGGTGATGACAGCATGTCTGATGACGATGAAAATACAAATATTTTGGAATCTGCTGCAATTTTCCGACCTGAATTAAGTCATACTGATAACAGGTGGTTGTCACATCCATCTGTTAAAGCTTCCAAGTTGGCTAGTCGAAGCACTCAGTACAGGGGTGGATTAATTTCACGAAAAAGGCGGAGTTCGCTGAGGAGGGCAAGAGCTAGAAATCCTTCATTAAATAGTGTACAGAATTTTAATGGAGTTTTAGTTTCTGATTTAGGTATCtttaggaaaaatcaagttccttCTGTGGGATCCAATAACAAGATTCGAAGGTCACTTCGAAATAATAGATCTGGTGGAAGCTTGAAAGAATTGAATTCTACAAAAGCAGTATTAACAAAGAGTACGGACGCAGTCTCCTGCTCTGCAAATCTTCTGGTTATTGAATCGGACAAGTGCTACAGGGAAGAAGGAGTATACATTAGTTTAGAAATGTCGTCTTTAGGAGAGTGGCTTATTGCTGTTAAGAAAAATGGAACAACAAAATTCACCCTCAAGGCAGACAAGATTATGAGGCCAAATTCTTTTAACCGCTTCACACATGCTATAACATGGACTGTGGATAATGCTTGGAAGCTTGAGTTTCCTGATAAAATGGACTGGCTTGTCTACAAGGATCTTTACAAGCAATGTTCTGATAGAAATGTGTCATCTACTGGGGTTAAGAATATACCTATACCTGGGGTAAAAGATGTCTCACTTGATTGGGATGGACGTAGTGCTCCATTTTGCAGGCCAAATTCATACATCTCCGTGAGAGACAATGAAGTCAAGAGAGCCTTGGCAAATAAGAACGCAAATTATGACATGGATTTAGAGGATGAGGCATGGCTAAAGAAATTGAACAGTGATAATGGAATACCTGAGCTTGTTTCAGAGGATATTTTTGAATCATTGTTTGATACCTTAGAGATAGCCTACTTTTATAACGAAGTTGATATCACTACGGACATTAATTTAGCAATTCGTTTATGTCAAAATTTGGGTGGGAGAGAAGTAGTTGTAGCCGTTTATGAATATTGGTTGGAAAAGCGGAAGCAGAATAAGGCATCATCACTGCTTCGGGTTTTTCAG GGTAATGAAATGAAAAGAGCCTCGACAACCATAAAGACTTCATATCGCAGGAAGAGATCCTTTAAACGACAACCAAGCCAACTAGGAAGAGGCAAACAATCCAGTTTTTTGTTTCAcg CCATGGTGTCTGAAATAGGCAGTGTTGATGAACAGAATGCCTCACTTACTAAAGCTCAAATCTCAGCAAAAAGGTGTATGGAATCAGCAGTTTGCAAACGTCGTAGGGCTCAGATGCTTATGAACAATGCAGATCTTGCTACATACAAGGCAACAATGGCGAGGAGAATTGCTGAAGCCATGGCTTTATATCCCAATTGTGCTTCTGCTTCTGCTTATTTTCTTGATTGA
- the LOC115706138 gene encoding uncharacterized protein LOC115706138 encodes MDYRSTEGFVKQPSDPRLLRDHQRLELVPPDSYEQVDRREPPPPPPPPLWSQRSVSPHGLPQDAAVIQRTSIERRDHGWPNLDRGRTARIRSRSPQAMVSGGDPRKRPHFDDGVGIPQKYSPTPSTSELRQRSELIEPSNVNLNNDSADLHARRVYGYEHSDPSYSKDEFSNISLSAGDKHRSLSQKSVVVEDSMEAGSYCSPQKNLGRSSVYGDASGHLPSYSRTMDPQQHFELERHQYRDSINLNRLPVTQSYKDEDKPALHTGDASYVTRQGSNSKRLASSSLGTSRNEFLAYQDGHTNELKGSTKLTEAVGLSGYKERPILDLSRDPEGVQRNQIFYRRACSPDENYIFTKSHEKVDDHGYPDDEFRKMMSPRGDPDYSRAQIIYDHRDTSRPSIARPAIDRNDNIDDPRGYLRKGMASYNPALEKHSDPDYIDMRRRSHISKQGRGYLSSGFTHIEAGRTGSQDREILHLGASKGHQIDYGFGSDAGPQFQEERLIRTPVPKYENDINRHNARVQNMRDVNVYNPRVQNARDDLVYNARVQKVRDEAEYETEMHRHSARVQNVRDEGEYETEMHRHNARVQSVRNEGEYEAEMHRHNARLQNVRDEGEYETDMRMHKARVHNVRDEGEYEAEMHRHNARVQNVRDEGEYDTEMRMHNARVQNVSDEAEYEAEVHRHNARVQNEHAIYNARGQNVGGEHRLFNARVQNRRDDRRYNARVQNEHAIYNRRDEPGMYKSQDRMVKRRYDIQEDVSTYNSRTTTSGKLYTARQFQDLHETNEEWISEEMSDLYTPRTTEFQNNGYRRSQRNYEGPNHTEDFVSDEWYSSQELPHARKQSTGYYKNYGRQIKSHRRPGYSSHYNSYQYDRKNHINRQQKFWKRNDGYYEDKDNDGNPSEDWVAPEESEPNEDSEEFKQLVHEAFLKYAKKLNVNTSVQKRYREDGRAGSLFCIVCGRSGSKEFMDTRRLVTHAYMSHKAGLRAEHLGLHKAICVLLGWSTVIPDETVTWAPQILPKSEALSQKEDLIIWPPVIIIHNITFWDNNPEKWKVVTVDALEAFIRGKGLIRGRIKVCLGKPIDQSVMVVKFLGTFTGLGDAEKLHKFFMECKRGRSEFELATSNNGTVSVNGETEIEGGKLEENILYGYLGISEDLDKVDFTSRNTGLIKSKMEILDLANAPVKPEET; translated from the exons ATGGATTATCGGAGTACTGAAGGTTTCGTTAAGCAACCTTCTGACCCAAGATTATTACGCGATCATCAGCGATTGGAATTGGTTCCTCCAGATTCGTATGAGCAAGTTGATCGACGTGAGCCGCCGCCGCCTCCTCCTCCTCCCCTTTGGTCACAGAGGAGTGTCAGCCCTCATGGGTTGCCACAGGATGCAGCTGTGATTCAAAGAACTTCTATTGAAAGGAGGGACCATGGTTGGCCTAATTTGGATCGTGGGAGGACTGCTCGGATCCGGTCGAGATCGCCCCAGGCCATGGTTTCTGGAGGAGATCCTCGGAAAAGGCCTCACTTTGATGATGGGGTTGGTATACCTCAAAAATATTCGCCAACCCCTTCAACTTCTGAGTTGCGGCAGAGAAGTGAATTGATCGAGCCTTCAAATGTAAATTTGAATAATGATAGTGCTGATTTACATGCTAGGCGCGTTTATGGGTACGAACATAGTGATCCTAGCTATAGTAAAGATGAATTCAGTAATATCAGTTTGTCAGCAGGTGATAAACATCGGTCATTAAGTCAAAAGTCAGTGGTTGTAGAAGACTCTATGGAAGCAGGGTCGTATTGTTCACCTCAAAAAAATCTTGGTCGTTCATCAGTGTATGGGGATGCTAGTGGTCACTTGCCATCCTATTCACGTACTATGGACCCTCAACAACATTTTGAGCTTGAAAGACATCAGTACCGGGACTCTATAAATTTGAATAGATTACCAGTAACCCAATCCTATAAAGACGAAGACAAGCCTGCGTTACATACAGGGGATGCCTCCTACGTAACAAGGCAAGGATCAAATTCCAAGAGACTTGCAAGCTCCTCTTTGGGAACATCCAGGAATGAGTTCCTGGCTTATCAAGATGGCCATACAAATGAACTAAAAGGTAGCACAAAGCTCACTGAAGCCGTAGGTTTGAGTGGTTATAAGGAAAGACCAATTTTAGATTTGTCAAGAGACCCTGAAGGGGTTCAGAGAAATCAAATATTTTACCGGAGAGCGTGTAGTCCTGATGAGAACTACATTTTCACCAAATCACATGAAAAAGTAGATGATCATGGATATCCAGATGATGAGTTCCGTAAAATGATGTCTCCACGAGGTGACCCAGACTATAGTCGTGCTCAAATTATTTATGATCATAGAGATACGTCAAGGCCTAGTATTGCACGCCCTGCCATAGACAGGAATGATAATATTGATGATCCTCGTGGATATCTTAGAAAGGGCATGGCTAGCTACAATCCTGCTTTAGAGAAACACTCAGATCCAGACTACATTGACATGAGAAGAAGATCACATATATCCAAGCAGGGTAGAGGATACTTGAGTTCTGGATTTACTCATATTGAGGCTGGCAGGACAGGTTCTCAAGATCGTGAAATTTTGCATTTGGGTGCATCTAAAGGTCATCAAATAGATTATGGTTTTGGGAGTGATGCAGGTCCACAGTTTCAAGAGGAAAGGTTGATTCGTACACCTGTCCCTAAATATGAGAATGACATCAATAGGCATAATGCAAGAGTGCAGAATATGAGGGATGTTAATGTTTATAATCCAAGGGTGCAGAACGCGAGGGATGACCTTGTATATAATGCAAGGGTTCAGAAAGTGAGGGATGAGGCTGAATATGAGACTGAAATGCATAGGCATAGTGCAAGAGTGCAGAATGTTAGGGATGAAGGTGAATATGAGACTGAAATGCATAGGCATAATGCAAGAGTGCAGAGTGTGAGGAATGAAGGTGAATATGAAGCTGAAATGCATAGGCATAATGCAAGACTACAGAATGTGAGGGATGAAGGTGAATATGAGACTGACATGCGTATGCATAAAGCAAGAGTGCACAATGTGAGGGATGAAGGTGAATATGAGGCTGAAATGCATAGGCATAATGCAAGAGTACAGAATGTGAGGGATGAAGGTGAATATGATACTGAAATGCGTATGCATAATGCAAGAGTGCAGAATGTGAGCGATGAGGCTGAATATGAGGCTGAAGTGCATAGACATAATGCAAGAGTGCAAAATGAACATGCAATATATAATGCGAGGGGACAAAATGTTGGGGGTGAGCATAGACTATTCAATGCACGAGTGCAGAATAGGAGGGATGACCGTAGATATAATGCAAGAGTGCAGAATGAACATGCAATTTATAATCGGAGGGATGAACCTGGAATGTATAAATCACAAGATAGAATGGTAAAAAGAAGATATGATATTCAGGAAGATGTAAGCACTTATAATTCTAGAACTACCACTTCAGGTAAATTGTACACAGCCAGACAGTTTCAGGATCTACACGAAACCAATGAAGAGTGGATCAGCGAAGAGATGAGTGATTTATATACCCCCAGAACAACTGAATTTCAGAATAATGGCTATAGGAGGTCTCAGAGGAATTATGAAGGACCAAACCATACTGAAGATTTTGTATCGGATGAGTGGTACTCATCTCAGGAGTTGCCACATGCACGAAAACAGTCAACTGGATACTATAAAAATTATGGTCGACAAATAAAGAGTCATCGAAGACCAGGTTATTCAAGCCATTATAACTCCTACCAATATGATAGGAAAAATCATATTAACAGACAACAGAAATTTTGGAAAAGAAATGATGGATACTATGAAGACAAAGACAACGATGGTAATCCATCTGAAGATTGGGTGGCCCCCGAAGAATCTGAGCCCAATGAGGACTCTGAGGAATTTAAGCAACTGGTACACGAAGCGTTTCTGAAGTATGCTAAAAAGTTGAATGTGAACACATCCGTGCAGAAAAGATACAGGGAAGACGGGAGAGCTGGTAGTTTGTTCTGCATTGTATGTGGAAGAAG TGGCTCAAAGGAGTTCATGGACACTCGGCGTTTGGTAACACATGCTTATATGTCTCACAAGGCTGGGTTGAGAGCAGAGCACCTGGGTCTTCACAAAGCTATTTGTGTTTTGTTGGGATGGAGCACTGTTATTCCTGATGAGACAGTTACGTGGGCTCCCCAGATACTGCCCAAGTCGGAAGCCTTATCCCAGAAGGAGGATTTAATTATTTGGCCTCCTGTCATTATCATCCACAACATTACCTTTTGGGACAATAACCCTGAGAAATGGAAGGTTGTAACCGTTGATGCACTTGAAGCCTTCATAAGAG GAAAGGGTTTGATCAGGGGACGAATCAAAGTTTGCCTAGGGAAGCCTATTGACCAAAGTGTCATGGTGGTAaagtttttggggacttttACTGGACTGGGAGATGCAGAGAAGCTTCACAAGTTCTTCATGGAATGTAAGCGTGGGAGATCAGAATTCGAGTTAGCTACTTCAAACAATGGCACAGTCAGCGTTAATGGTGAAACAGAGATTGAAGGAGGAAAGTTGGAGGAAAATATCTTATATGGTTACCTTGGGATTTCAGAAGACTTGGACAAAGTAGATTTTACTTCCAGGAACACTGGTTTGATCAAGAGCAAAATGGAGATTCTGGACCTAGCAAATGCTCCTGTTAAACCTGAGGAAACTTAG